The DNA segment AGACTGATCATCGCGCTGTAGGCCTTGACTGGCTTGGCTTACAGCCGAGTGCGCAACTTCTTGCGCAGTACTGCGCAAGAAGTTGCGCACTTTCCTCCTCGATACAGCAAAAAACATCGGTCATAACGCAGGCTGGAGCTGCTTCACCCCCGGCTGCCGGGACCTTCGATAAACCTGGCACGCTCCTTGATAACAGTCAGGCACCCACCGGGCGATTTCGCCTCCCGGGCACCCTAAATTTATCCGCAAGGAGAGCACCCCATGGCAACACCAGCGTACATGTCGGTTACCGGCGAAAAACAAGGCCTGATCACTGCCGGCGCCTTCACCGCCGACTCCGTTGGCAACACCTACCAGGAAGGCCACGAAGACCAGGTTATGGTTCAGGCTTTCAGCCACGACGTGATCATCCCGCGTGACCCACAGTCCGGTCAGCCAACCGGTCAGCGCGTTCACAAGCCAGTGATCATCACCAAGGTCTACGACAAGGCTTCGCCTCTGCTGCAAGCTGCTCTGACCTCCGGCGAGCGCATGAGCGAAATCGTTATCCAGTGGTA comes from the Pseudomonas sp. RSB 5.4 genome and includes:
- a CDS encoding Hcp family type VI secretion system effector produces the protein MATPAYMSVTGEKQGLITAGAFTADSVGNTYQEGHEDQVMVQAFSHDVIIPRDPQSGQPTGQRVHKPVIITKVYDKASPLLQAALTSGERMSEIVIQWYRTSAQGTQEHYYTTKLEDAIIVAINNKMHNCQDPGNSHFTHLEEVQFTYRKITWTHEVSGTSGSDDWRAPVV